In Flavobacterium sp., a single window of DNA contains:
- a CDS encoding YchJ family metal-binding protein: MATHKCFCDTGLQFDDCCGLFLEKNQKAPSALALMRSRYSAYATHNADYLLDTTYISERKYYSKAEILKWATANKWQKLEILSFAENTVEFKAYFLDSTQKPQVHYEFSTFKVQNGSWFYVDGKFE; encoded by the coding sequence ATGGCGACGCATAAATGCTTTTGCGATACAGGATTACAGTTTGATGATTGCTGTGGATTATTTCTTGAAAAAAATCAAAAAGCACCATCAGCTTTAGCTTTAATGCGTTCAAGATATTCTGCTTATGCAACTCATAATGCAGATTATCTTTTAGACACAACTTATATTTCTGAAAGAAAATATTATTCGAAAGCAGAAATTCTAAAATGGGCAACAGCAAATAAATGGCAGAAATTAGAAATTCTGAGTTTTGCCGAAAATACAGTCGAATTTAAAGCGTATTTTTTAGATTCAACCCAAAAACCGCAGGTACATTACGAATTTTCGACTTTTAAAGTTCAAAATGGCTCATGGTTTTATGTTGATGGAAAGTTTGAATAA
- a CDS encoding AAA family ATPase, with protein MEINNIKTLGQLKAAGYKSTSIKDELRNNLREKIKSGKPVFEGVHGFENTVIPELERAILSRHNINLLGLRGQAKTRLARKMVELLDEYIPFVAGSEINDDPLNPISRFAKDLIEEKGDETPISWLHRNERFFEKLATPDVTVADLIGDVDPIKAANLKLSYADDRVIHFGMIPRANRSIFVINELPDLQARIQVALFNILQEGDIQIRGFKLRMPLDMQFVFTANPEDYTNRGSIVTPLKDRIGSQILTHYPETVEIARTITQQEAKLDENQSDIVYVPSLARDILEQISFEARESEYIDNKSGVSARMSITAFENLISSAERRALKSGVDQTNLRLSDFMGIIPAITGKVELVYEGEQEGAAVVAQYLIGSAIRTLFPTYFPKIEKLEKQGEKTPYSDIIEWFFAESGFELLDDATDAEYQAILDEVTPLDILLKKYQPQLDKRDQYFVKEFVLWALVEYKKLSKDRFAQGHQFKDMYGSYISKL; from the coding sequence ATGGAAATTAACAATATAAAAACATTAGGACAGTTAAAAGCAGCCGGATATAAAAGCACAAGTATAAAGGACGAATTGCGAAATAATCTTCGTGAGAAAATCAAATCTGGAAAACCGGTTTTTGAAGGCGTTCACGGATTTGAAAATACGGTAATTCCAGAACTGGAACGTGCAATTCTTTCTCGTCATAATATCAATTTATTAGGTCTTCGAGGACAGGCAAAAACACGTTTGGCTCGCAAAATGGTAGAATTATTAGATGAATATATTCCGTTTGTAGCGGGTTCAGAAATCAATGATGATCCGTTGAATCCAATTTCACGTTTTGCAAAAGATTTAATTGAAGAAAAAGGCGATGAAACTCCAATTTCATGGTTACACAGAAACGAACGTTTCTTCGAAAAATTAGCAACGCCGGATGTAACCGTAGCCGATTTAATTGGTGATGTTGACCCAATCAAAGCCGCAAATTTAAAATTATCGTATGCTGATGATCGCGTAATTCACTTCGGAATGATTCCGAGAGCAAACAGAAGTATTTTTGTTATCAACGAATTACCTGATTTACAAGCGAGAATTCAGGTTGCATTGTTTAATATTCTGCAGGAAGGTGATATTCAAATTCGCGGATTTAAATTAAGAATGCCGCTTGATATGCAGTTTGTTTTTACTGCAAATCCGGAAGATTATACAAACAGAGGAAGTATAGTAACGCCTCTTAAAGATAGAATTGGTTCGCAGATTTTAACACATTATCCTGAAACAGTTGAAATTGCACGAACCATTACACAGCAGGAAGCAAAACTAGACGAAAACCAAAGTGATATCGTTTATGTACCAAGTCTAGCCAGAGATATTTTAGAGCAAATAAGTTTTGAAGCACGCGAAAGCGAATATATTGATAATAAAAGTGGAGTAAGTGCCAGAATGAGCATTACCGCTTTTGAAAATTTAATAAGTTCAGCAGAGCGCAGAGCTTTAAAATCAGGTGTAGATCAAACAAACCTTCGTTTATCTGATTTTATGGGAATTATTCCGGCGATTACCGGAAAAGTAGAATTGGTTTATGAAGGAGAGCAGGAGGGAGCAGCTGTAGTAGCGCAGTATTTAATAGGTTCGGCGATTAGAACTTTATTTCCAACTTATTTCCCTAAGATTGAAAAATTAGAGAAACAAGGAGAAAAAACGCCTTATTCTGATATAATTGAATGGTTTTTTGCAGAAAGCGGTTTCGAATTATTAGACGATGCTACAGATGCTGAATATCAGGCTATTTTAGATGAAGTGACTCCTTTGGATATTTTATTAAAAAAATACCAGCCGCAATTAGATAAAAGAGATCAGTATTTTGTAAAAGAGTTCGTTTTATGGGCTTTAGTAGAATACAAAAAACTGAGTAAAGATCGTTTTGCTCAAGGACATCAGTTTAAAGATATGTACGGAAGTTATATTAGTAAATTGTAA
- a CDS encoding sterol desaturase family protein, with protein sequence MKNINFLAFAMLAFFLFLFLEYKLAQRKKRPEIFNYESSVSNISIGIAERLINLFVAASFYQLYYLIYDDYRIFEIPSNFLVWIALILATDFVWYWYHRLGHEVNFFWAAHIVHHHSEEFNFTAAARITTFQAIIRTGFWCVLPLVGFHPTMVITMLIVHGAYSFFTHTQLVGKIKWLEYVFVTPSVHGVHHASDEKYLDKNYGDMFTFWDRLFGTFQAEEEKPKYGLTHPLKSYSFLWQHFHYYFEIYELWRRSKGFKARWKAVFGSPAHMDQDIRPILEKRFLQDKSNPHQRLRFRNYLYIQLGVCTLLLTVFTYYFDVLEAYDKIFVLSIVIITLINCGAILEQRKWIYYLEYTRIFMITTYFLYERDLTMFFFIPLAVMIFAEQLFSLSKYYQNMILQLESAE encoded by the coding sequence ATGAAAAACATTAATTTTCTTGCCTTTGCAATGCTCGCTTTCTTCCTGTTTTTATTTCTGGAATATAAGCTTGCACAACGAAAAAAGAGACCTGAAATTTTTAATTATGAAAGTTCTGTATCTAATATCAGTATTGGAATTGCAGAACGGTTGATTAATTTGTTTGTTGCCGCAAGCTTCTATCAATTGTATTATTTGATTTATGACGATTACAGGATTTTTGAAATTCCGAGTAATTTTTTAGTCTGGATTGCCTTAATTCTTGCCACAGATTTTGTCTGGTACTGGTATCACAGATTAGGACACGAAGTCAATTTTTTCTGGGCAGCACACATTGTACATCATCATAGTGAAGAATTCAATTTTACAGCTGCGGCCAGAATTACGACTTTTCAGGCCATAATCCGAACGGGATTTTGGTGTGTTCTTCCGCTTGTTGGCTTTCATCCCACTATGGTAATTACGATGTTGATTGTTCACGGAGCATATTCTTTCTTTACACATACACAGCTCGTCGGTAAAATAAAATGGCTCGAATATGTTTTCGTAACGCCTTCTGTTCATGGTGTTCATCATGCATCTGACGAAAAATACCTTGATAAAAATTATGGCGATATGTTTACATTTTGGGATCGTCTTTTTGGAACTTTCCAGGCAGAAGAAGAAAAACCAAAATACGGATTAACACATCCGCTAAAAAGTTATAGTTTCCTTTGGCAGCATTTTCATTATTATTTTGAAATCTACGAATTATGGCGACGTTCAAAAGGTTTTAAAGCCAGATGGAAAGCCGTTTTTGGAAGTCCCGCCCACATGGATCAGGATATTCGTCCAATATTAGAAAAACGCTTTTTACAAGATAAAAGCAATCCGCATCAAAGACTTCGATTTAGAAATTACCTTTATATTCAATTAGGAGTCTGCACTTTATTGCTGACTGTTTTTACGTATTATTTTGATGTTTTAGAAGCTTACGATAAGATTTTCGTATTGTCGATTGTTATTATCACGTTAATAAACTGCGGTGCCATATTAGAACAAAGAAAATGGATTTATTACCTTGAATACACTCGAATTTTTATGATTACGACCTATTTTTTATACGAAAGAGATCTAACCATGTTTTTCTTTATTCCGCTGGCCGTTATGATATTTGCTGAACAATTATTCTCGTTGAGTAAATATTATCAAAATATGATTTTGCAGTTAGAATCTGCTGAATAA
- a CDS encoding site-specific integrase — translation MLESSFGLGFFLKRPKIESKEWIVYFRITVDGIRKESSTKRKWDSTRWDQRFERAVGSKEDAKSLNFFLDSLTLKINEIKTEMMYSGKLITAEKIMDEVLGRTAPKIKVLEEFQKHNDEMEALLGKGYAKGTLDRFTITKNHLTAFIKFKLKKHDLEFADLNLEFVKDFEFYLRTVRDCSNNTTLKYIANFKKIVIRAIDKELITKDPFKNFKGRKTKLVKKPLTAQELYELESHYFTTDRLNVVRDVFVFQCYTGLAYIDAYQLKKTDIKEGIDGNLWIMSERQKTNSSFNVPLLPQALKIVEKYKEHPLCIQRGTVLPVSSNQKMNEYLKEVAVLCGFPFTLNTHMARRTFGSTVTLNNNVPINVVKELLGHASVKQTEAYAITEQATIGREMSILNKKLNKNASKISKPDLAVLGRLEKEIQAIKKKYNITS, via the coding sequence ATGTTGGAAAGCAGTTTTGGTTTGGGATTCTTTTTAAAAAGACCCAAAATAGAAAGTAAAGAATGGATTGTGTATTTCAGAATAACTGTTGACGGTATCCGTAAGGAAAGCTCAACCAAAAGAAAATGGGATAGTACACGATGGGATCAAAGGTTCGAAAGAGCGGTCGGCTCAAAGGAAGATGCAAAGTCGCTGAACTTCTTTTTGGATTCGCTGACTTTAAAAATCAATGAAATCAAAACCGAAATGATGTACAGCGGCAAACTCATAACCGCTGAGAAAATTATGGACGAGGTTCTCGGCAGGACAGCGCCGAAGATCAAGGTGCTCGAGGAATTTCAAAAGCATAATGATGAAATGGAGGCGCTTCTTGGAAAAGGCTATGCAAAAGGCACCCTTGACCGGTTTACCATTACTAAAAACCATTTGACTGCGTTTATAAAATTCAAGCTTAAAAAGCACGATCTTGAATTTGCGGATTTGAATCTTGAGTTTGTAAAGGATTTCGAGTTTTACCTTAGAACTGTACGCGACTGCAGCAACAACACCACCCTCAAATACATTGCAAATTTCAAAAAGATTGTAATCCGCGCCATTGATAAGGAGTTAATCACCAAGGACCCATTTAAGAACTTTAAGGGACGTAAAACGAAACTGGTAAAAAAACCACTCACCGCACAGGAATTGTACGAACTTGAAAGTCATTATTTCACAACTGACAGGCTCAACGTAGTAAGGGATGTATTTGTCTTCCAATGCTACACTGGCCTGGCTTACATAGACGCTTATCAATTAAAGAAAACGGATATCAAAGAAGGCATTGATGGAAATCTATGGATTATGTCCGAAAGGCAGAAAACAAACTCATCATTTAATGTCCCTCTTCTTCCCCAAGCACTGAAAATAGTTGAAAAATATAAAGAGCACCCGCTGTGTATCCAGCGCGGAACCGTGCTTCCTGTTTCATCCAACCAGAAAATGAATGAGTATCTAAAAGAGGTGGCAGTCTTGTGTGGCTTTCCTTTTACATTAAACACGCATATGGCCCGCCGTACATTTGGAAGCACTGTGACATTAAATAACAACGTCCCTATTAATGTAGTTAAAGAACTGCTGGGTCATGCATCGGTAAAACAGACTGAGGCATATGCTATAACTGAGCAGGCTACAATCGGTCGTGAAATGTCAATTCTGAATAAAAAGCTGAACAAAAACGCTTCCAAGATTTCAAAACCGGACTTAGCGGTTCTCGGAAGACTTGAAAAAGAAATCCAGGCAATTAAAAAGAAATACAACATAACTTCTTGA
- a CDS encoding Glu/Leu/Phe/Val dehydrogenase produces the protein MSAEIIKQNPFQSMIERFNIAADILKLDESIRQKLQRPEKQIVVNFSITLDNGTEQNFEGYRVIHNTALGPSKGGIRYDNAVNLDEVKALAAWMTWKSAVTGIPFGGAKGGIICDPKTLSKTELERITRAYTKALADIFGPEKDVPAPDMGTGPDEMGWLMDEFSLVHGKTIHAVVTGKHLHSGGSLGRVEATGRGVSIITLLALEKLKIRPARSTAAIQGFGNVGLHSALFLYEKGVKIVAVSDVSEAFFNPDGINIPELILYYNLNNKTIKGYPNSVAIKHEELLFLDVDVLIPAAKEDVITKKNANDVRAKIIIEAANGPVSSDADEILQGKNVLVVPDILANAGGVTVSYFEWLQNSLLESWRIHQINKRLEDILEKGFETVFRVSAKYDVSPRIAAYIIALKKVAETQSVKEVALEAPKFKQN, from the coding sequence ATGAGTGCAGAAATTATAAAACAGAATCCCTTTCAATCTATGATTGAAAGGTTTAATATAGCAGCCGATATTCTAAAATTAGATGAATCTATCAGACAAAAGCTGCAGCGTCCGGAAAAACAAATTGTGGTCAATTTTTCTATAACATTAGATAATGGAACCGAACAAAATTTTGAAGGATATAGAGTAATTCACAACACGGCTTTAGGGCCGTCAAAAGGGGGAATTCGTTACGACAATGCTGTAAATCTCGATGAGGTAAAAGCACTGGCAGCCTGGATGACATGGAAATCTGCCGTAACCGGAATTCCGTTTGGAGGAGCAAAAGGAGGTATTATTTGTGATCCGAAAACACTTTCTAAAACTGAATTAGAAAGAATTACAAGAGCGTATACAAAAGCTTTGGCAGATATTTTTGGTCCTGAAAAAGATGTTCCTGCACCGGATATGGGAACTGGTCCAGACGAAATGGGCTGGCTGATGGATGAATTTTCATTGGTTCACGGAAAAACAATTCACGCCGTAGTAACCGGAAAGCATTTGCATTCCGGAGGTTCGCTTGGAAGAGTAGAAGCAACCGGAAGAGGTGTAAGTATTATTACTTTGCTGGCGCTTGAAAAATTAAAAATCAGACCGGCAAGATCAACTGCTGCGATTCAGGGATTTGGAAATGTTGGTTTGCATTCGGCTTTGTTTTTATATGAAAAAGGAGTTAAGATAGTTGCGGTAAGTGATGTTTCGGAAGCGTTTTTCAATCCGGATGGAATCAATATTCCGGAGTTGATATTGTATTATAATCTCAATAATAAAACGATAAAAGGATATCCAAATTCAGTAGCTATAAAACATGAAGAATTATTGTTTTTAGATGTTGATGTTTTGATTCCGGCTGCAAAAGAAGATGTTATTACAAAGAAAAATGCAAATGATGTTCGTGCTAAAATAATAATCGAAGCGGCAAACGGACCTGTTTCTTCTGATGCTGATGAAATTTTGCAAGGTAAAAATGTATTAGTGGTTCCGGATATTTTGGCAAATGCTGGCGGAGTTACGGTTTCTTATTTTGAATGGCTTCAAAATTCACTTTTAGAATCCTGGAGAATTCATCAAATTAATAAACGTTTAGAAGACATTTTAGAAAAAGGTTTTGAAACTGTATTTAGAGTTTCAGCAAAATACGATGTAAGTCCGAGAATTGCGGCTTACATAATTGCGCTGAAAAAAGTAGCTGAAACACAATCTGTTAAAGAAGTAGCTTTAGAGGCTCCAAAATTTAAGCAGAATTAG
- a CDS encoding KTSC domain-containing protein encodes MKKIVEYRKLLNVEKTAELKDLKTIYRNAMKESHPDKFVGDEAGLKAAEEKSKTIIEAYHFLVSIHPDTIKLNLPEYTETITTCTITDYKFVEGRLIIDFSNGSVYEYISVPKATYVKMVNADSPGRFAKRHILNSFTWRKKTNQE; translated from the coding sequence ATGAAAAAAATAGTTGAATACCGCAAGTTACTAAACGTAGAGAAAACTGCAGAATTAAAAGATTTGAAAACAATTTATCGTAATGCGATGAAAGAATCTCATCCTGATAAATTTGTAGGAGATGAAGCTGGTTTAAAAGCTGCTGAAGAAAAAAGTAAAACTATCATCGAAGCTTACCACTTTTTAGTAAGTATTCACCCTGATACTATCAAACTTAATTTACCTGAGTACACAGAAACAATTACTACTTGTACTATTACAGATTATAAATTTGTAGAAGGTCGTTTGATTATTGATTTTTCTAACGGAAGTGTTTACGAATACATTAGTGTACCTAAAGCTACTTACGTGAAAATGGTAAATGCAGATTCTCCTGGAAGATTTGCAAAAAGACACATTTTAAACTCTTTTACATGGAGAAAGAAAACAAATCAAGAATAA
- a CDS encoding VWA domain-containing protein, with product MKNEFKKGFYFKSYEAPFQTPFEKLFVIFKELITHTSGDFDEAINWLRELDVEYKLTDENYTIDDFIEDLKKKGYIKDEVKEDGTNGFGITAKTERAIRQQALDQIFGNLKRSGNGNHKTKHAGNGDEHTGEFREYNFGDTLERISLTESLRNAQVNNGVESFMLTENDLIVEETQYKAQMSTVLMIDISHSMILYGEDRITPAKKVAMALAELITTRYPKDTLDILVFGNDAWTIPIKDLPYLQVGPYHTNTVAGLQLAMDILRRKRNTNKQIFMITDGKPSCVRERDGSYYMNSNGLDEYIVDKCYTQAQQARKLHIPITTFMIANDPYLQRFVNHFTEANQGKAFYTGLKGLGEMIFEDYETNRKKRVR from the coding sequence ATGAAAAACGAATTTAAAAAAGGTTTTTATTTTAAGTCCTACGAAGCTCCTTTTCAGACTCCGTTTGAAAAACTTTTTGTCATTTTCAAAGAGTTAATCACCCACACTTCGGGCGATTTCGACGAAGCAATTAACTGGCTTAGGGAGCTGGACGTAGAGTATAAACTGACCGACGAGAACTACACAATAGATGATTTTATTGAAGATTTAAAAAAGAAAGGTTACATAAAAGACGAGGTTAAGGAAGACGGAACGAACGGCTTTGGAATTACGGCTAAAACAGAACGTGCAATTCGTCAGCAGGCTTTAGATCAGATTTTTGGAAACTTAAAACGTTCCGGAAACGGAAATCACAAAACAAAACATGCCGGAAACGGAGATGAACATACCGGAGAATTTCGCGAGTACAATTTTGGTGACACTTTAGAAAGAATATCTTTAACAGAAAGTCTTAGAAACGCACAAGTCAATAACGGTGTTGAAAGTTTCATGCTGACTGAAAATGATTTGATCGTAGAAGAAACGCAGTACAAAGCACAAATGAGTACCGTTTTGATGATCGACATTAGCCACAGTATGATTTTGTATGGAGAAGACCGAATCACGCCTGCCAAAAAAGTAGCAATGGCTTTGGCTGAATTAATTACAACCCGTTATCCAAAAGATACGCTTGATATTTTGGTTTTTGGAAATGATGCCTGGACAATTCCAATTAAAGATTTGCCTTATCTGCAGGTTGGTCCGTACCATACCAATACAGTGGCAGGACTACAATTGGCGATGGATATTTTACGCCGAAAACGAAATACCAACAAGCAGATTTTCATGATTACCGACGGAAAACCAAGCTGCGTGCGTGAGCGAGACGGTTCGTATTACATGAACAGCAACGGTCTCGATGAATATATCGTAGATAAATGCTACACGCAGGCACAGCAAGCCAGAAAATTACACATTCCGATTACGACTTTCATGATCGCAAACGATCCGTATTTACAGCGATTTGTAAATCATTTTACAGAAGCCAATCAGGGAAAAGCATTTTATACAGGATTAAAAGGCCTTGGCGAAATGATTTTTGAAGATTATGAAACGAATAGGAAGAAAAGAGTGAGATAG
- a CDS encoding DUF4369 domain-containing protein, translating to MKKILFLLTASAAIISCSKVKDGEYLITGTAKGIENGKTIILQGQDPTTRMAVALDTVKVENGKFEIKGKVTEPAFHTLIIQGANQPYPFILETGEINIEIDKDSIHKSKVSGTYNNDEYSKFNEELTKTQKSLIDFQKKNTTKMQEAQKAQDTATINGLMKQYMEIQTEVQANSKKKYLAYAESHPKSFISVLIVQGMINDPSNDIKKTESIYNALDESLKNTTPGKEIKNRLGQAKMPAVGATAPPVGSAK from the coding sequence ATGAAAAAAATACTTTTTTTACTAACAGCTTCTGCAGCTATTATTTCTTGCAGCAAAGTTAAAGACGGAGAATACCTTATTACTGGTACTGCAAAAGGAATTGAAAACGGAAAAACTATCATTCTTCAAGGTCAAGACCCAACTACAAGAATGGCTGTTGCGCTTGATACAGTAAAAGTTGAAAATGGAAAATTTGAAATCAAAGGAAAAGTAACTGAGCCAGCTTTCCATACATTAATTATTCAAGGAGCAAATCAACCTTACCCATTTATATTAGAAACTGGAGAAATCAATATCGAAATTGACAAAGACAGTATTCACAAATCTAAAGTTTCCGGAACTTACAATAATGACGAATATTCAAAATTCAATGAAGAGCTTACAAAAACTCAAAAAAGCTTAATTGATTTCCAGAAAAAAAATACAACAAAAATGCAGGAAGCTCAAAAAGCTCAGGATACTGCAACTATCAATGGTTTGATGAAACAATACATGGAAATTCAAACTGAAGTTCAGGCTAACAGCAAAAAGAAATATTTAGCTTACGCTGAAAGTCATCCAAAATCTTTCATTTCTGTATTAATTGTTCAAGGTATGATTAATGACCCAAGCAATGATATTAAGAAAACTGAAAGTATTTACAATGCTTTAGATGAGTCTTTAAAAAATACAACTCCTGGTAAAGAAATCAAAAACAGACTAGGTCAAGCAAAAATGCCTGCGGTTGGTGCAACAGCTCCTCCTGTTGGCAGCGCTAAATGA
- a CDS encoding DMT family transporter, producing MLFLILSILCSVTVGVIFKITRKYNANPIQIIAFNYVMAIALCYFTFSPDLNVVHADAPWNIYTAVGILLPIVFLFLFTSIKYMGIVKTDAAQRLSLFIPIIAAWLIFKEEFNPYKVIGLIIGFIALLFILKKQSGNDQNKWIYPTAVFLGFGIIDILFKQIALFTALPYTTSLFIVFDISLAVSLLVVVYDVVIKKVKLNYQNILFGGLVGIFNFGNILFYLKAHKAFAENPSTVFAGMNMGVIVLGSLVGMLFFKEKLSKINILGLVLALTAIVFIVKSQF from the coding sequence ATGTTGTTTCTTATTCTAAGCATTTTGTGCAGTGTTACGGTTGGTGTAATCTTCAAAATAACCCGAAAATACAATGCAAATCCAATTCAGATAATTGCTTTTAATTATGTAATGGCAATAGCACTTTGCTATTTTACTTTTAGCCCGGATTTGAATGTTGTTCACGCTGATGCGCCCTGGAATATTTACACTGCAGTTGGTATTTTGCTGCCAATAGTTTTTCTGTTTTTATTCACTTCTATAAAATATATGGGAATTGTAAAAACAGATGCAGCACAACGTTTATCTTTATTTATTCCTATAATTGCGGCTTGGTTGATTTTTAAAGAAGAATTCAATCCTTATAAAGTTATTGGATTGATAATAGGATTTATAGCGCTTTTATTCATCTTAAAAAAACAATCAGGAAACGATCAAAACAAATGGATTTATCCAACAGCAGTTTTTTTAGGTTTCGGGATAATTGATATTCTTTTTAAGCAAATTGCACTTTTTACAGCTTTGCCTTATACAACGTCTTTATTTATCGTTTTTGATATTTCATTGGCCGTTTCTTTATTGGTTGTAGTTTATGATGTTGTTATAAAAAAGGTAAAACTGAATTACCAAAACATTCTTTTTGGAGGTTTAGTCGGAATCTTCAACTTCGGAAATATATTATTTTATTTAAAAGCACATAAGGCTTTCGCCGAAAATCCATCAACGGTTTTTGCCGGAATGAATATGGGGGTTATAGTTTTGGGAAGTCTGGTAGGAATGCTTTTCTTTAAAGAAAAACTCTCTAAAATCAATATTTTAGGTCTCGTTTTAGCTCTAACAGCCATTGTTTTTATCGTTAAATCACAATTTTAG